Proteins encoded together in one Planctopirus ephydatiae window:
- a CDS encoding methionine adenosyltransferase: protein MSNNFIVLEDLNRLPLAQQGIELVERKGKGHPDSLCDAIAEEVSLALCREYSAAFGRILHYNADKAMLVAGRSEPKLGGGRIVEPMRLVLGDRASSRCNGKQIDVVAIAEAAVRDRLRQNLRFVDADQHVVFQNELKEGSPELTDIFERDVVGANDTSAAVGYAPLTETERLVLEAERWVNSPAIQRRFPEAGEDVKVMGVRQCRHLNLTVAIAFVDRFIADAQTYFDRKEEMRLALTEHLLGCLQTLDDVSVQLNTLDDPARGEGGMYLTVLGTSAEGGDCGQVGRGNRVNGVIPLNRPISNEAAAGKNPVSHVGKIYSLLTHYIANEVVQRVEGVAEVYIWLCSQIGKPIQEPMIAASQVILRNGVGLTDVERAVKTIIEQELAGIHDFSRRIVRGEFSVW from the coding sequence GTGTCCAACAATTTCATCGTACTGGAAGACTTGAATCGACTGCCCCTCGCCCAGCAAGGCATCGAGTTGGTGGAGCGCAAAGGCAAAGGGCATCCCGACTCGCTCTGTGATGCGATTGCTGAAGAAGTGTCGCTCGCCCTGTGTCGGGAGTATTCAGCCGCTTTCGGTCGCATTCTGCACTACAACGCCGATAAGGCGATGCTTGTTGCGGGCCGTTCTGAACCGAAGCTCGGCGGGGGCAGAATAGTCGAGCCAATGCGGCTCGTATTGGGCGACCGAGCGTCGAGCCGCTGCAACGGCAAGCAGATCGACGTGGTGGCAATTGCCGAAGCTGCCGTCCGTGACAGGCTACGCCAAAACCTTCGATTCGTGGATGCGGATCAGCACGTTGTCTTCCAGAACGAGTTGAAGGAGGGTTCGCCGGAACTGACCGACATCTTCGAGCGAGATGTCGTGGGTGCCAACGATACGTCCGCAGCAGTTGGTTACGCCCCGCTAACGGAGACCGAACGGCTGGTTTTGGAAGCGGAGCGTTGGGTGAACTCGCCCGCAATCCAGCGGCGTTTTCCCGAAGCTGGGGAAGATGTCAAAGTCATGGGAGTGCGGCAATGTCGTCATCTGAATCTGACGGTCGCTATCGCTTTCGTAGACCGCTTCATTGCCGACGCCCAAACCTATTTTGATCGCAAGGAAGAGATGCGGTTGGCACTCACGGAGCATCTTCTCGGCTGCTTGCAGACGCTCGACGATGTTTCGGTGCAATTGAACACGCTTGACGACCCGGCCCGTGGGGAAGGAGGCATGTATCTCACCGTCCTCGGCACATCTGCGGAAGGCGGCGATTGCGGCCAAGTAGGTAGAGGAAATCGAGTGAATGGGGTCATTCCACTGAACCGACCCATCAGCAACGAGGCAGCGGCAGGGAAGAACCCCGTAAGCCATGTGGGTAAGATTTACTCTTTGCTGACCCACTACATCGCCAATGAAGTCGTTCAGCGTGTCGAAGGAGTTGCCGAAGTCTACATTTGGCTGTGCAGCCAGATCGGAAAGCCGATCCAAGAGCCGATGATCGCTGCCTCGCAGGTCATTCTTCGCAACGGTGTCGGGCTAACGGATGTTGAGCGAGCCGTAAAAACGATCATCGAACAAGAGTTGGCGGGAATTCACGATTTCAGCCGTCGCATTGTCCGTGGCGAATTCTCGGTTTGGTAA